Genomic DNA from Desulfonema ishimotonii:
CGAGATGGGGTTTTACTTTCCCCTCAGCCGGGTGACGCCGGGCCGGTTGCAGGCGATTTTCAGAACACACGGGGAACCGGACTTTGCCCCGGATTTCCCAGACCGGATCGGCAAACTCAGTTTTTCGCCGGTGCAGGGATTTATGAAGGGCTTTATCGACATGGTGTTCCGGTCCGGCGACCGGTTTTACGTTGTGGACTGGAAATCCAATTTCCTCGGCGGAACGGTCCCGGACTACGGCCCTGCCGCCCTGAAACGGTCCATGACCGATGCATTTTATGTGCTTCAGTACCATATTTACACCCTGGCCCTGCACCGGTATCTGGGTCGGCGGATGCCGGGTTATGAATATGAAAAGCACTTCGGCGGCGTGTTTTACCTCTTTCTCCGGGGCATCGACCCGGCGCAGGGCCCGGATTTCGGCGTGTTCCGGGACAGGCCGTCACCGGAGCTGATCCGGGGGCTGGAGCGGGAGCTGATGGCGTGAATTTCAGGTGATCAGAATTTCCGTGGTGCGCGCTCCGTACCCCTGGCAGGACGTCAGCGCCTTCCCGGCGCCATCTTCGCACTTTTTGTGAAAAATGGGAAATAACGCCATAAGGGGTGCCGAAACAAATATGTTGCCTGCCGACGGAGCTGACGGGGCCGTAACTCCGATCGGTATTTTTATTTTTTCAAAGTCCGTAATACCGAATCACAGATGAAATCCGCCATTATTCAGACTGATGGAACGGGGTTCCGGCGTCTGAATTTTAAGAAGCTGTTTTAAAAATCCTTTCGGAGTGCAAAAGTCAGGCCCCGAAAGGGGCGATCTTTTGCAAAACAGACCTGATGTCTGAACTGCGGATAATGGAATTTTTAAAAACAGAAACGGTATGAGGCGTGAATTTCCCGCATTTCTTCCTTGACTTTGCAGGCGGATGGCGGATATTGAGGTGTAAACCGGATTTCGGAACAATTCCGCCGGGCAATTCATCAAATTCTGACACATCATTGCCACAGACTGCCGGAAAGAGATTTTGGCGGCGCATACGGACGATTTTTTTTATCTGCCGTTTTCCCTTCGGCATCGCCAGAATCATCGGCAAAACGTGAAAATGTCTCCTGCACCCAACCCATAAGGGCGTCTTTTAAGGTAAAAAGGCCTTGCACACTGCACCTGGGAAATCAGAAGCTGTTTTAAAAATATTGAGCTCCGCCTCGGAAGGTATCCGAAACGGGCTGTCCTGCGCTGAAAACGCTGAGCTGAAAGCCTCCGAATCGGCGATTCGGGGCACGGAGTCAGATCTCCGGCAGCGGGCTTCAGCCCGGTTCGGCTTTCAGCCGGGGGATTTATTCCCCGGCAGTCGGATTCCGGGGCTTTCATCCGCATCTCCAAAAAATTTTGGTAGTGGGGCGGACCTGTTGACGGCCCCGGCTTCAGGCTGATAATTCCGGGATTCCGTATCTGTTATCAACGGATTCAACCCACTATCAGGATTTTTAAAACAGCTTCTTAAGTGTTCCGAAGTACGGAATACACGATACCCGTATTGATCTGAAAACATTTTTCAACCATTGACATGCCTGCCAAAGCAGGTATCCGAACGATGCGGCGGCATCCCGTTTTCACGGGAATAACGGACCGCAAAAAGACGCTGGTTTTCAAAACCGACGTTGTCACACCATTTTTCTGAAACCACCTCAAAACCCATCTGAAAAGGGGGAAAATATGAGCACAGAAACAAATTCCCGGAAACCGTTTCCGGGGTTCGGCCTGTTCAAAGAGAATCCGTTCCTCAGTTTCAATCTGCCAGAAGAGAACCCGTTCAAAGGCTTGGATTTTTTCAAAATGAACCCGCTGTTCAACACGGACGTCGCCGAAGCCAGTCCGTTTCAGGGGTCAAAGCTGATGAAAGATGCCTGGGATTACTGGGTGGACGCCTCCCAGCGGAGCATCCTGTTTATGGATATCCTCAGAAAGCGGGGGAACAGCTACCTTGAAATCGCGCAGAAGGGGCTGCCGCCCGTGCTGACCTTCGACTACGAGGTCATCCTTGACGGGCGTTCCCTGGAGAGGCCGGTCAACCACGACCTGGTCCGCATCATCCCCAAAAAGGGCATCACGGTCGATCCGGGCAACCGGCCGGTGGTGGTCATCGACCCCAGGGCCGGGCACGGGCCGGGCATCGGCGGCTCCAAGCGGGATTCCCAGATCGGCATGGCCCTGCAACAGGGGCACCCGGTCTACTTCATCCTCTTTTATCCCGACCCGGAGCCGGGCCAGACCTATGACGATGTCAAGGCCGCCCAGACCCGCTTCATCGAAGAAGTGAATCTGCGCCACCCGAACGCGGAGGAGGCGGTGGTCATCGGAAACTGTCAGGCCGGATGGGCGCTGGCCCTGCTCTCGGCAGACCGGCCCGATGTGACCGGACCGCTGGTGATGAACGGCTCCCCGCTCTCCTATTGGGCCGGCACGGACGGCAAAAACCCCATGCGGTACCGGGGCGGGCTGTTCGGCGGCATCTGGATGACCTCCCTGCTCTGCGATCTGGGCAATGGCAAGTTCGACGGGGCCAACCTGGTGATGAATTTCGAGGATCTCAACCCGGCCAACACCTACTGGACCAAGCAGTACAATGTCTGGGCCAATGCCGACACCGAAGAGGAGCGGTATCTCAATTTTGAAAAGTGGTGGAACAGCTACTTCATGATGAATGCGGATGAGATTCACTTCATCCTGAAAAACCTCTTTGTGGGCAACCGGCTGGAGAGCGGCCATGTCGAGCTGGACAAGGGCAGGGCCATTGACCTGAAGAGCCTTGAGGATCCGGTGGTGGTGTTTGCCTCCGGCGGCGACAATATCACCCCGCCCCAGCAGGCCCTCAACTGGGTTGCCAAAGTGTACGGCAGCGTGGAGGAAATCCGCCGGTGCCAGCAGGTCATCGTCTACCGGGTCCACGAAAAGGTGGGACATCTGGGCATTTTCGTCTCCGGCAGCGTGGCGAAAAAAGAGCATAAGGAGATTATCGAGAATATCGAGCGGCTGGAGTTCCTCCCGCCCGGCCTCTATGAGATGGTGCTGGAGGAAAAGGAGCGGGTCACGGATGAGGGCGACCATCAGCTTCGGGTGCCCGACTACTATCTCCACTATGAGGAACGGGACATTTCAGACATTATGAAGATGGATGACGGACAGGAGAATGAGGCCGAATTCAGGCCCGTGGCCGTGCTTTCGGAACTCAACGATCAGCTGTATCACAAATTTCTCAGCCCCCTGATCCGTATGCAGACCACGGAAGAGTCTGCGGAACGTCTCAGAAACCTCCATCCCATGCGGGTGTCGCGCTATGCCTTTTCCGACCGGAACCCGCTGCTTCTTCCGGTCCGGGATCTGGCCCGGACAGTAAGGGAAAACCGCAAGCCGGTCTCTGCGGACAATCCCTTTTCCGTGGTTCAGCAGTGTGTCTCGGATTCGATTATCGCGACCCTGGACGGCTATCGGGACATGCGGGACGCCACCCATGAATACCTGTTCAAGGCGATTTACGGCAATCCGTTGGTCGGGGCGCTGCTGTCCCGGGAGACGGAGGCGCAGATCCTCCACGATGAAGATGAAAAGGACCGGGAGCGCAACGCCGCCATCAAGGCCGATACCATCCGCTGGATGGAAGCCATGGAAAAGGGCGGTGTCAAGGAGGGGCTGGCCCGCGTGGCCCGCGCCATGATCGCCGCGGACAAGGTCTGGGATGAGCGGGAATTTGAATTTACCCGGAACATCGTCCGGGTCGATCCGCGCTTTAAAGACCTTTCCCAGGAGGAATTGAAACAGATCGCCAGAGAGCAGTCCCGCATCCTTCAGACCGATCATGAGCGGGCACTCGCAGCCCTGCCCAAGCTTCTGCCAACCCCTGAAGACCGGCTGGAGGCCTATGATCTGGCCTATAAAATCGCCCATGCCGATTTTGAGCTGGCCGATGCGGAGGAGACGCTGCTCAGTGATCTTCAGGAGATACTGATGCTGTCCGATGCGGAGATTTCTGAAATTACCCAGGGGGAATGATAACAGAACCGGGATTGCGAAACGCTGCAACTCCGTTTTCTGATTAAATAATATCTTTGACGCCATCATCAATACTCCGCTCCGGCAGGGGCGCACTCTCAGGGTGCGCCCCTTTTTTTGTCTCTGCTTGAAAAGAATGGCGTTTCGGGGTACTGATGCAGGTGGCGTCGAACAGCAAATTCAGACCGAGGAGGGACACCCCCATGAACACAATCCGCCAAAAAATGAACATATGGGCAATGATTTTCGTGCTGATATGCGGAATACCTGCGTCCGTCTGTCTGGCCGGACCTGAAATCCCGCTGTGGCAGGGCCAGACCGTCTACGTTCCCGTCTATTCCCATATCTACAGCGGGGACCGGGAACGGCCCTTCGACCTGGCGGCCACCCTCAGCATCCGCAATACCGATCCGGTCCGCAGCCTCACCATCGTGTCTGCGGATTATTATGATTCGGAAGGCAGGCTGCTGGCACACTATCTGAAAGAGCCGAAACCGCTGGGGCCGATGGCCTCAGTACGCTATGTTGTAAAGGAGTCCGACCGGGAGGGCGGCTCCGGGGCCAACTTCCTCGTGCGCTGGACATCGGACCGCCCGGTAAACGCGCCGGTTATCCAGGGCGTGATGATCGGCACCAAGAACCAGCAGGGCATCTCCTTTCTTTCTCAGGGGCAGGTGATTCGGGAACACACCCCGGATAAGCGGAAACGATGAAAAAGATATTCAACCGATTATCCCGGAGCGGCGCGTTCTCACCGCTGGACCTCCATTTTTCAAAACTCATATACCGGCTGGCCGGCCGCAGCGGCTCGGACGGGATCGCCCTTGCCGCCGCGCTCGTCAGCCGGAACCAGCGCGAGGGCCATATCTGCCTTGACCTTTCCGCCGTGGCGGACACCCCCGTCAGCGAAGACCGGGGCACGGACGACCTGATATGTCCGGCCCTGGCCGAATGGGAAAATGCGCTCCGATCCTGCGGCGTGGTCGGATCTCCGGGCGACCACGTCCCGCTGATTCTGGACAATAAACACCGCCTCTACCTCTGCCGGTACTGGGAATATCAGGACCATCTGGCAAAACGGCTCCGGGAGCGGCTCTGTGCCGCACCGCCGGAGACAGATATGCCGCTGCTGGAACGGGGTCTGGCGCAATTTTTTCCGGATCAGGAACCGGGGAAAACCGACTGGCAGAAGGTGGCGGCCTTTACGGCCCTGACCCGCTGGTTCTGCGTGATCTCCGGCGGGCCGGGCACGGGAAAGACCACGACCGTGGCCCGGATTCTGGCGCTGCTGCTGTCGCAGGCCGGAGAGAGACGGCTCCGCATCGCACTGGCTGCGCCCACGGGCAAGGCGGCGGCACGGTTGCAGGAGGCGATTCTCCGGGAAAAGGAAAAATTCGACGCACCGCTCAGGGAGGCCATCACGGCAGAGGCCTCCACCCTGCACCGCCTGCTGGGCAGCATTCCCCATTCCCACCGGTTCCGGCATGATAAAAACAATCCCCTGCCCGCAGACGTGGTGGTGGTGGACGAGGCCTCCATGGTGGACCTGGCCCTCATGTCCAAGCTGGTGCAGGCCCTGAAACCCCGGTCCCGGCTGATCCTGCTGGGGGACAGGGATCAGCTCGCTTCGGTGGAGGCCGGGGCCGTGCTGGGCGACATCTGCGATACGGGAAATGTTCACCGGGCGGCCTGTGCGGTCCGCCCAGAAGATGATCCGGGCATCTGCGACGCCATTGTGCAGCTTCGGAAGAGCTACCGTTTCGGCGGGGAAAGCGGCATCCGCCGCATCAGCCGGGAAATCAACGCCGGTCATGGAAAAGCGGCCCTGGAAATTCTTAACGGCGGGGCGTTCGGCGATATCCGGTGGCAGCCCCTCCCGCCCCGTGCCCCGGAGCTGGCCTCAGCCCTCCGGGATGCGGTGACTGAGGGGTTCGGGGGATACCTGGAGCGGCCGGACGATCCCGCGTCCGTCTTTGCGGCATTTGACAGCTTCCGCATTCTGTGTGCATTGCGGAAAGGCCCCTATGGCGCTGTCGAGGTCAACCGTCTGGCAGAGGAAATCCTCCACGCCCGGCGGATCATTTTCC
This window encodes:
- a CDS encoding DUF3124 domain-containing protein, giving the protein MNTIRQKMNIWAMIFVLICGIPASVCLAGPEIPLWQGQTVYVPVYSHIYSGDRERPFDLAATLSIRNTDPVRSLTIVSADYYDSEGRLLAHYLKEPKPLGPMASVRYVVKESDREGGSGANFLVRWTSDRPVNAPVIQGVMIGTKNQQGISFLSQGQVIREHTPDKRKR
- the recD gene encoding exodeoxyribonuclease V subunit alpha translates to MKKIFNRLSRSGAFSPLDLHFSKLIYRLAGRSGSDGIALAAALVSRNQREGHICLDLSAVADTPVSEDRGTDDLICPALAEWENALRSCGVVGSPGDHVPLILDNKHRLYLCRYWEYQDHLAKRLRERLCAAPPETDMPLLERGLAQFFPDQEPGKTDWQKVAAFTALTRWFCVISGGPGTGKTTTVARILALLLSQAGERRLRIALAAPTGKAAARLQEAILREKEKFDAPLREAITAEASTLHRLLGSIPHSHRFRHDKNNPLPADVVVVDEASMVDLALMSKLVQALKPRSRLILLGDRDQLASVEAGAVLGDICDTGNVHRAACAVRPEDDPGICDAIVQLRKSYRFGGESGIRRISREINAGHGKAALEILNGGAFGDIRWQPLPPRAPELASALRDAVTEGFGGYLERPDDPASVFAAFDSFRILCALRKGPYGAVEVNRLAEEILHARRIIFPGKTWYTGRPVLITRNDYLLKLFNGDVGIALPDPESGGDLRVFFPAGDGAFRKISPVRLPDHETVFAMTVHKSQGSEFDRVLLLLPDRDARVLTRELMYTGITRAVRAVEIRGTEQVFLDAVARPIRRTSGLRDALWGTAAPGDTCRKNGENGAE
- a CDS encoding DUF3141 domain-containing protein, yielding MSTETNSRKPFPGFGLFKENPFLSFNLPEENPFKGLDFFKMNPLFNTDVAEASPFQGSKLMKDAWDYWVDASQRSILFMDILRKRGNSYLEIAQKGLPPVLTFDYEVILDGRSLERPVNHDLVRIIPKKGITVDPGNRPVVVIDPRAGHGPGIGGSKRDSQIGMALQQGHPVYFILFYPDPEPGQTYDDVKAAQTRFIEEVNLRHPNAEEAVVIGNCQAGWALALLSADRPDVTGPLVMNGSPLSYWAGTDGKNPMRYRGGLFGGIWMTSLLCDLGNGKFDGANLVMNFEDLNPANTYWTKQYNVWANADTEEERYLNFEKWWNSYFMMNADEIHFILKNLFVGNRLESGHVELDKGRAIDLKSLEDPVVVFASGGDNITPPQQALNWVAKVYGSVEEIRRCQQVIVYRVHEKVGHLGIFVSGSVAKKEHKEIIENIERLEFLPPGLYEMVLEEKERVTDEGDHQLRVPDYYLHYEERDISDIMKMDDGQENEAEFRPVAVLSELNDQLYHKFLSPLIRMQTTEESAERLRNLHPMRVSRYAFSDRNPLLLPVRDLARTVRENRKPVSADNPFSVVQQCVSDSIIATLDGYRDMRDATHEYLFKAIYGNPLVGALLSRETEAQILHDEDEKDRERNAAIKADTIRWMEAMEKGGVKEGLARVARAMIAADKVWDEREFEFTRNIVRVDPRFKDLSQEELKQIAREQSRILQTDHERALAALPKLLPTPEDRLEAYDLAYKIAHADFELADAEETLLSDLQEILMLSDAEISEITQGE